Proteins encoded by one window of Candidatus Krumholzibacteriota bacterium:
- a CDS encoding MCE family protein has protein sequence MTYRRLELRVGFTIFLAILVLTVGLMWFQGFKIGRTTWDLHAVFPMVGGIDPGDVVNVNGVERGEVKRVELRDRDVLVTMKLRDVDGIPDDSRVVLQTVGIMGERVVSIILGESDVHVEPGAVLQGVYDPGISEALAHMGILLEDLTLLARDIHEITGVLTKGERLDSTIANLAAITGELRRTLDVNAPEFERGIASFRRSSERMEDFVERNAERMDSIVVSIDEMSGDLPALVDRMNELTAALAGIAARLEDDESTLGSLIHDRELMDRLEEALAGFDELVTDIKANPKRYFKVEIF, from the coding sequence ATGACCTACAGGCGACTCGAGTTGCGCGTCGGATTCACGATCTTTCTCGCCATCCTCGTCCTCACCGTGGGACTGATGTGGTTCCAGGGGTTCAAGATCGGCAGGACGACGTGGGATCTCCACGCCGTCTTCCCGATGGTCGGCGGGATCGACCCCGGCGACGTGGTGAACGTGAACGGCGTGGAGCGCGGCGAGGTGAAGCGCGTGGAGCTGCGCGACCGCGACGTCCTGGTGACGATGAAGCTCCGCGACGTGGACGGCATCCCGGACGATTCCCGCGTCGTGCTGCAGACGGTCGGGATCATGGGCGAGCGCGTCGTCTCGATCATCCTCGGCGAATCCGATGTCCACGTCGAGCCGGGGGCGGTGCTCCAGGGCGTCTACGACCCGGGGATCTCCGAGGCCCTCGCGCACATGGGCATCCTGCTCGAGGATCTCACGCTGCTCGCGCGCGACATCCACGAGATCACCGGCGTGCTGACGAAGGGGGAGCGGCTCGACTCGACGATCGCCAATCTCGCCGCGATCACCGGCGAGCTGCGCCGGACGCTGGACGTGAACGCTCCCGAGTTCGAGCGGGGGATCGCCTCCTTCCGGCGCTCGAGCGAGCGCATGGAGGATTTCGTCGAGCGGAACGCCGAACGCATGGACAGCATCGTCGTCTCCATCGATGAGATGAGCGGCGATCTGCCCGCGCTCGTCGATCGGATGAACGAGCTGACGGCGGCCCTCGCGGGGATCGCCGCGCGGCTCGAGGACGACGAGAGCACGCTCGGCTCGCTCATCCACGACCGCGAGCTGATGGACCGACTCGAGGAGGCCCTGGCCGGGTTCGACGAACTCGTCACCGACATCAAGGCGAATCCGAAACGATACTTCAAGGTAGAGATCTTCTGA
- a CDS encoding M42 family metallopeptidase: protein MDRMESLMRELVEAVGVPGYEGEVFDLMARNLEGVAAIERDRLGSLIARLEKGPERPRVMVAAHMDEIGFMVSHFTGNFIRFNTLGAWWEPRMIGLPVVVRTSRGDVRGVVSSKSPFMMEREERDKPVKTKDLFVDVGLTGKKTPESLGIRPGDPIVPWGPFTMLAGGKTYMAKAWDDRLGCAVLVESLRRLSRFRPVNAVYGVGTVQEEVGLRGAQTAAHRVDPDVCVAVDVNIASDLPGAPEGSTEKLGAGVSICVYDASLIPNTRLRDLVIAVAEKKKIPYHFSAIPLGGTDGGRVQVSRDGVPTIVLGVPTRYIHSAAGIVLRRDVDSAVRLVVETVRALDAKTVAGLA from the coding sequence ATGGACCGTATGGAATCCCTGATGCGGGAGCTGGTCGAGGCCGTCGGCGTGCCCGGTTACGAGGGGGAGGTCTTCGATTTGATGGCCCGCAACCTCGAGGGGGTGGCCGCGATCGAACGCGACCGCCTCGGCTCGCTGATCGCCCGTCTCGAAAAGGGGCCGGAGCGTCCGCGCGTCATGGTGGCGGCCCACATGGACGAGATCGGCTTCATGGTGTCCCATTTCACGGGCAACTTCATCCGGTTCAACACGCTCGGCGCGTGGTGGGAACCGCGCATGATCGGTCTCCCCGTCGTCGTCCGCACGTCGCGCGGCGACGTGCGGGGCGTCGTTTCGTCGAAGAGCCCCTTCATGATGGAGCGGGAGGAGCGCGACAAGCCCGTCAAAACGAAAGACCTCTTCGTCGACGTCGGGCTCACGGGGAAGAAGACGCCGGAGAGCCTCGGGATCCGTCCGGGCGATCCGATCGTGCCGTGGGGGCCCTTCACCATGCTCGCCGGCGGGAAGACGTACATGGCCAAGGCCTGGGACGACCGCCTCGGCTGCGCCGTGCTCGTCGAGTCGCTTCGCCGCCTCTCCCGTTTCCGCCCGGTGAACGCCGTCTACGGCGTCGGCACGGTCCAGGAGGAGGTCGGCCTCCGCGGGGCGCAGACCGCCGCGCACCGCGTCGATCCCGACGTCTGTGTCGCCGTCGACGTCAACATCGCGAGCGATCTGCCGGGCGCGCCCGAGGGGAGCACGGAAAAGCTCGGGGCGGGCGTGTCGATCTGCGTCTACGACGCCTCGCTCATTCCGAACACGAGGCTGCGCGATCTCGTGATCGCCGTGGCGGAGAAGAAGAAGATCCCCTATCATTTTTCCGCGATACCGCTCGGTGGCACCGACGGCGGGCGCGTGCAGGTCAGCCGGGACGGCGTGCCGACGATCGTCCTCGGCGTGCCGACGAGATACATCCACAGCGCGGCGGGGATCGTCCTTCGCCGCGACGTCGACAGCGCGGTCAGGCTCGTCGTGGAGACGGTCCGTGCGCTCGACGCGAAGACGGTCGCGGGTCTCGCGTAG
- a CDS encoding D-alanine--D-alanine ligase, with amino-acid sequence MKIAVLLGGRSPERDVSIASGTGVLAALRRRGHDAAAVDPALPGGEAAAGGGRIDETPGTPPPPLEPGKVLGWLSSPAILEAEAVFVGLHGGSGEDGTVQALLGEAGIPFAGTGVLGSALAMDKDRSKALFREAGVSTADHLLVPAGLAAGDFVGAVRERIGYPLVVKPNTQGSSVGFSFVEGPDALDAALAEAHRWDDAIVEAYVPGREVTVAILDGRALPVVEIIPEGGFYDYKRKYTKGTSRYVAPADLPAKTAGRLAREAVLAFRALRCRDYARVDFRLREDGVPACLEVNTLPGMTELSLVPMAAAAAGIGFDELVERICRMAVERRSTDRS; translated from the coding sequence ATGAAAATCGCGGTGCTTCTCGGCGGGCGATCGCCCGAGCGCGACGTCTCGATCGCGAGCGGCACGGGTGTGCTCGCCGCACTCCGCAGGCGCGGACACGACGCGGCGGCGGTCGATCCGGCCCTTCCCGGCGGCGAGGCCGCGGCGGGCGGCGGTCGCATCGACGAGACGCCGGGAACGCCGCCGCCGCCCCTCGAACCCGGAAAGGTCCTCGGGTGGCTCTCCTCGCCGGCGATCCTCGAGGCGGAGGCAGTCTTCGTGGGTTTGCACGGGGGGAGCGGCGAGGACGGCACCGTTCAGGCGCTGCTCGGGGAGGCGGGAATCCCCTTCGCCGGCACCGGCGTGCTCGGCTCGGCGCTGGCGATGGACAAGGACCGGTCGAAAGCCCTCTTCCGCGAGGCGGGCGTCTCGACCGCCGACCATCTCCTCGTGCCGGCCGGCCTCGCGGCGGGCGATTTCGTCGGGGCCGTCCGGGAGCGCATCGGGTATCCGCTCGTCGTCAAGCCGAACACGCAGGGATCCAGCGTCGGCTTCTCGTTCGTCGAGGGCCCGGACGCGCTCGACGCCGCTCTCGCCGAGGCGCACCGGTGGGACGACGCGATCGTCGAGGCATACGTGCCCGGACGAGAGGTGACCGTGGCGATACTCGACGGAAGGGCCCTCCCCGTCGTCGAGATCATCCCCGAGGGGGGATTCTACGATTACAAGCGAAAGTACACGAAGGGTACGAGCCGGTACGTCGCGCCGGCCGATCTGCCGGCAAAGACGGCCGGGCGTCTCGCGCGCGAGGCCGTTCTCGCATTCCGGGCCCTGCGCTGCCGCGACTACGCGCGCGTCGATTTCCGGCTGAGGGAGGATGGCGTGCCCGCCTGCCTCGAGGTCAACACCCTTCCCGGCATGACGGAGCTCAGCCTCGTGCCGATGGCGGCCGCCGCCGCGGGCATCGGCTTCGACGAGCTCGTCGAGCGGATCTGCCGCATGGCCGTCGAGCGGCGCAGCACAGACAGGAGTTGA
- a CDS encoding ABC transporter ATP-binding protein, translating to MIRLRGISKTFKGTRVLDRLDLDIERCRTLVVIGRSGCGKSVLLKHITGLLRPDEGTIFFEDNDITHFSRRKIFEMRMRFGMLFQGAALFDSMTVGENVGLPLRKHTDLGEEEIQRIVCEKLRLVGLTGIHDTMPAELSGGMKKRVGLARAVVMNPDVVLYDEPTTGLDPIMSDVINELIRGLERELNITSVVVTHDIKSAYKVGDRIAMLHGGRIIFSGTPGETRETRDPIVRQFIEGTAEGPIKAV from the coding sequence ATCATCCGCCTGCGGGGGATCTCGAAGACCTTCAAGGGCACGCGCGTGCTCGACCGTCTCGATCTCGACATCGAGCGTTGCCGGACCCTCGTCGTGATCGGGCGGAGCGGCTGCGGCAAGAGCGTCCTGCTCAAGCACATCACGGGGCTGCTTCGCCCCGACGAAGGCACCATCTTTTTCGAGGACAACGACATAACGCATTTCTCGCGGAGAAAGATATTTGAAATGCGCATGCGCTTTGGTATGCTCTTCCAGGGCGCGGCCCTCTTCGATTCGATGACGGTCGGGGAGAACGTGGGGCTGCCGCTCAGGAAGCACACCGATCTCGGGGAAGAGGAGATCCAGCGCATCGTCTGCGAGAAGCTGCGGCTCGTCGGGCTGACCGGGATCCACGACACCATGCCGGCCGAGCTGAGCGGGGGGATGAAGAAGCGGGTGGGTCTCGCGCGGGCGGTGGTGATGAATCCCGACGTGGTCCTCTACGACGAGCCGACCACGGGCCTCGATCCGATCATGTCGGACGTCATCAACGAACTGATCAGGGGGCTCGAGCGGGAGTTGAACATCACGTCGGTCGTCGTCACGCACGATATCAAGAGCGCGTACAAGGTCGGCGACCGCATCGCCATGCTGCACGGCGGACGGATCATCTTCAGCGGGACGCCCGGGGAGACCCGCGAGACGCGGGATCCGATCGTGAGACAGTTCATCGAGGGGACCGCCGAAGGCCCGATCAAGGCGGTCTGA
- the ispD gene encoding 2-C-methyl-D-erythritol 4-phosphate cytidylyltransferase, translated as MQGEKNVCIIPAAGRGIRFSRDLPKSFYPIEGRTLLARSIAAVAAWGGVSRFVVMVLSGMEDRARETLAPELEEIEYSVHAGGETRQESVARGLAEVGEADLVLVHDASRPVFSVPMVERIVKAAREYGAAVPVLQVTDSIARIRDEAIESAIPRDRVVGIQTPQAFRLDVLRKAFEAAEESGRTATDESSLVLAAGFPVRAVEGERWNIKVTYKEDVDIVRSFLVGARLEMPTAGE; from the coding sequence ATGCAGGGCGAGAAGAACGTTTGCATCATTCCCGCGGCGGGGCGCGGCATCAGGTTCAGCCGGGATCTGCCGAAAAGCTTCTACCCGATCGAGGGCAGGACGCTCCTCGCGCGGTCGATCGCGGCGGTGGCCGCCTGGGGCGGCGTTTCGCGCTTCGTCGTGATGGTCCTCTCGGGAATGGAGGACCGCGCGCGGGAAACCCTCGCGCCCGAACTCGAGGAAATCGAATACTCGGTCCACGCCGGCGGCGAGACCCGCCAGGAATCGGTGGCTCGCGGCCTCGCCGAGGTGGGGGAGGCCGATCTCGTGCTCGTGCACGACGCGAGCCGGCCGGTCTTCTCCGTGCCGATGGTCGAGCGGATCGTGAAGGCGGCCCGCGAGTACGGGGCCGCCGTCCCGGTGCTCCAGGTTACGGACTCGATCGCGAGGATCCGCGACGAGGCGATCGAGAGCGCCATCCCCCGCGACCGCGTCGTCGGGATACAGACGCCGCAGGCCTTCCGGCTCGACGTGCTCAGGAAAGCCTTCGAGGCCGCCGAGGAATCGGGACGGACGGCGACCGACGAGAGTTCCCTCGTCCTCGCCGCCGGTTTCCCCGTCCGGGCGGTCGAGGGGGAACGCTGGAACATCAAGGTGACGTACAAGGAAGACGTCGATATCGTCAGGAGCTTTCTCGTGGGGGCCAGGCTGGAGATGCCGACCGCCGGCGAATGA
- a CDS encoding 2-C-methyl-D-erythritol 2,4-cyclodiphosphate synthase: MTEDALRIGIGYDIHPLAGGRPLVLGGVEIPHDRGLAGHSDADALVHALCDAILGALNLGDLGAHFPETDEFAGIASLELLRRVAAMAAERGWRIVNADCIVHAERPAIAPHRAEMSRRMAEAAGIDAAVVSVKATRGEGLGPVGEERGIAARAVVLLART, from the coding sequence ATGACGGAGGACGCGCTGCGGATCGGGATCGGGTACGACATCCACCCGCTCGCCGGGGGGCGCCCCCTCGTGCTCGGTGGCGTCGAGATCCCGCACGACCGGGGGCTCGCCGGCCACTCGGACGCCGACGCCCTCGTGCACGCGCTCTGCGACGCCATCCTCGGGGCGCTGAACCTCGGGGATCTCGGGGCGCACTTCCCCGAGACAGACGAGTTCGCGGGGATCGCGAGCCTCGAACTGCTCCGCCGGGTCGCCGCGATGGCGGCCGAACGGGGCTGGCGCATCGTGAACGCCGACTGCATCGTCCACGCCGAGCGGCCGGCCATCGCGCCGCACCGGGCGGAGATGTCGAGGCGGATGGCGGAGGCGGCGGGTATCGACGCGGCCGTCGTCTCGGTGAAGGCGACGCGCGGCGAGGGGCTCGGCCCGGTGGGGGAGGAGCGCGGGATCGCCGCGCGGGCCGTGGTGCTGCTGGCGAGGACGTGA
- a CDS encoding glutamate--tRNA ligase yields the protein MSDVRVRFAPSPTGHLHMGGARTALFNWLFARHEGGRFIVRVEDTDRERSDPALETQLLEDLAWLGLDWDEGPGRNGSRGPYRQSNRMEIYRTHVDRLLAADMAYPCFCTEEELDRKREEMTARGEPPRYDGSCSQLTAAERERLRGEGRLASVRFRFPAEEERRIEDIIRGEVVFPPGMVGDFVVMRSNGMPTYNFAAAVDDAMMEITHVVRGEEHLSNTLRQIVIYESLGLDAPRFAHLPLILGADRSKLSKRHGAPNVADFRERGFPRDGIVNYLAFLGWSPGDGREILSVEELVRVFTLERVSPSPSIFDEVKMEWVCARHVRDGGAARFLDDALPWFPPGFAGTYDRAALGRIFDIAAEQLPAFSRLAAAVAPFRPGSPELDEEARVALAGAAPILRAVRDALAGLDAWERDAIAAAVKSAGAAVGAKGRHLFMPLRAALTGAVHGPDLAAVIAVRGREDVLCALDAAATDGGGKGRPS from the coding sequence GTGAGCGACGTGCGGGTACGGTTCGCGCCGAGTCCGACCGGGCATCTCCACATGGGGGGGGCGCGGACGGCCCTCTTCAACTGGCTCTTCGCGCGGCACGAGGGCGGGCGGTTCATCGTGCGCGTCGAGGACACGGACCGCGAACGCTCCGACCCCGCCCTGGAGACGCAGCTGCTCGAGGACCTCGCCTGGCTCGGGCTCGACTGGGACGAGGGGCCGGGCAGAAACGGCTCCCGGGGTCCCTACCGCCAGTCAAACCGCATGGAGATCTACCGGACGCACGTCGACCGCCTTCTCGCCGCCGACATGGCCTATCCCTGCTTCTGCACCGAGGAGGAACTCGATCGGAAACGGGAGGAGATGACCGCCCGGGGCGAGCCCCCGCGGTACGACGGCAGCTGCAGCCAACTGACCGCGGCGGAACGGGAGCGCCTGCGCGGCGAGGGGCGCCTCGCGAGCGTCCGTTTCCGCTTTCCCGCCGAAGAGGAGCGGCGGATCGAGGACATCATCCGCGGCGAGGTCGTCTTTCCGCCGGGGATGGTCGGCGACTTCGTCGTCATGCGCTCGAACGGCATGCCGACCTACAACTTCGCCGCCGCCGTCGACGACGCCATGATGGAGATCACCCACGTCGTGCGCGGCGAGGAGCACCTGTCCAACACCCTCCGGCAGATCGTGATCTACGAGTCCCTCGGCCTCGACGCGCCGCGGTTCGCGCACCTGCCGCTCATCCTCGGGGCCGATCGCTCGAAGCTGAGCAAGCGGCACGGCGCGCCGAACGTGGCCGATTTCCGAGAGCGCGGTTTTCCGCGCGACGGCATCGTCAACTACCTCGCCTTCCTCGGCTGGTCTCCCGGCGACGGGCGCGAGATCCTCTCCGTGGAGGAGCTCGTCCGGGTTTTCACGCTCGAGCGCGTCTCGCCGAGCCCGAGCATCTTCGACGAGGTGAAGATGGAGTGGGTGTGCGCGCGGCACGTGCGCGACGGCGGCGCGGCGCGGTTTCTCGACGACGCGCTTCCCTGGTTCCCGCCCGGCTTCGCCGGGACCTACGACCGCGCGGCGCTCGGGCGGATATTCGACATCGCCGCGGAGCAGCTCCCCGCCTTCTCCCGGCTCGCCGCCGCGGTTGCGCCCTTCCGGCCGGGATCGCCGGAGCTGGACGAGGAGGCGCGCGTGGCGCTCGCCGGCGCGGCGCCGATCCTTCGCGCCGTCCGGGATGCCCTCGCCGGACTCGACGCGTGGGAACGCGACGCCATCGCGGCGGCCGTGAAATCGGCGGGAGCGGCGGTGGGCGCGAAGGGCCGGCATCTCTTCATGCCCCTTCGGGCGGCGCTCACGGGGGCCGTGCACGGGCCGGATCTCGCCGCCGTCATCGCCGTCAGGGGGCGCGAGGACGTGCTTTGCGCGCTCGACGCCGCCGCGACGGACGGCGGGGGAAAGGGGCGGCCCTCATGA
- a CDS encoding ABC transporter permease yields MLGRFFLGFVEEIGGISILFWQLVQSVPKLFRNMRNTFDQMEKIGIGSIPLVVVTSLFVGAVTAVQAAYQFHGYIPLHYVGAVVGKTVTLELGPVLTALVVGGRVSAAIAAELGTMKVTEQIDAMEMIAIDPIEYLVLPRMVAATIMLPVLTIFSDLLAIVGGMVVSKISMGVGYAMFANGLKLLFRYQDVVGGLMKTFVFGFIIALMGCYNGFATRGGAEGVGISTMRAVVSSCLLILVSNYLLATLIFRVLFAPE; encoded by the coding sequence ATGCTCGGCAGGTTCTTCCTCGGGTTCGTCGAAGAGATCGGTGGCATCTCGATCCTCTTCTGGCAGCTGGTGCAGTCGGTCCCGAAGCTCTTCCGCAACATGCGCAACACCTTCGACCAGATGGAGAAGATCGGCATCGGCTCGATCCCGCTCGTCGTCGTCACCTCGCTGTTCGTCGGCGCCGTCACGGCCGTCCAGGCGGCCTACCAGTTCCACGGCTACATCCCCCTCCACTACGTTGGCGCCGTCGTGGGCAAGACGGTCACGCTCGAACTCGGCCCCGTCCTCACCGCCCTCGTGGTGGGCGGGCGGGTGAGCGCGGCGATCGCCGCCGAGCTCGGCACGATGAAGGTCACCGAGCAGATCGACGCGATGGAGATGATCGCCATCGACCCGATCGAGTATCTCGTCCTCCCGCGCATGGTGGCGGCGACGATCATGCTGCCCGTTCTCACGATCTTCTCCGACCTGCTCGCCATCGTCGGGGGGATGGTCGTCTCGAAGATCTCGATGGGCGTCGGGTACGCGATGTTCGCCAACGGGCTCAAGCTCCTCTTCCGGTACCAGGACGTCGTGGGCGGGCTGATGAAGACCTTCGTCTTCGGCTTCATCATCGCCCTGATGGGCTGCTACAACGGATTCGCCACGCGGGGAGGCGCCGAGGGGGTCGGGATCTCGACGATGCGGGCCGTCGTCTCCTCCTGCCTGCTCATCCTCGTCTCCAACTACCTGCTTGCGACGCTGATATTCCGGGTCCTGTTCGCCCCGGAATAG